The following are encoded in a window of Sutcliffiella horikoshii genomic DNA:
- a CDS encoding GNAT family N-acetyltransferase: MSNLMKNQWCIVEQSEIDVLEDRLNRIATLNENAMGVELKRFGNAVAFSVKSIPGPSFNTVKGISGENIDDLDEIVDFYTSRGMPARFEVTPGNASTDLFRKLSTLGFFQSGFHTALYRPLSPVEPVMGGADTAVQIEKISLEDFDIFGELYTSGFGMPVAFKDYVTANNKVLAESKPWTFYLASVGGEPAGIGVLYVKNDVATLAASATVPEFRNKGVQTALIQKRMQHAVDEGCRYLVGQAAFGSVSQKNMERAGLKIAYTNAVWDKL, from the coding sequence GAAATAGATGTGCTGGAAGATAGATTGAATAGAATTGCAACCCTTAACGAAAATGCTATGGGCGTAGAGCTAAAGCGGTTTGGTAACGCTGTGGCATTCTCTGTGAAAAGTATCCCGGGACCATCTTTCAATACGGTGAAGGGAATAAGCGGAGAGAATATCGATGATTTGGATGAAATAGTAGATTTTTATACCAGTAGAGGTATGCCGGCGCGATTCGAAGTAACACCAGGCAATGCTTCAACCGACCTTTTTAGGAAGCTCAGTACGTTGGGCTTTTTTCAAAGTGGTTTTCATACGGCGCTTTACCGCCCGTTGTCGCCGGTAGAGCCGGTGATGGGTGGTGCGGATACCGCTGTCCAGATTGAAAAAATCAGTCTTGAGGACTTTGATATTTTTGGTGAATTATATACAAGCGGGTTCGGGATGCCTGTAGCATTTAAGGACTATGTGACGGCTAATAATAAGGTGCTTGCGGAGAGCAAACCTTGGACATTTTATTTGGCGAGTGTAGGCGGCGAGCCAGCCGGAATAGGTGTTTTGTATGTGAAAAATGATGTCGCAACATTGGCTGCGTCGGCGACTGTGCCTGAATTCAGGAACAAAGGGGTGCAGACGGCGTTGATACAAAAGCGTATGCAGCATGCGGTTGATGAAGGTTGCAGATACTTGGTTGGACAAGCGGCTTTTGGCAGCGTGAGCCAGAAGAATATGGAGCGAGCTGGGTTGAAGATTGCTTATACGAATGCGGTTTGGGATAAGCTTTGA
- a CDS encoding flavodoxin family protein, translating to MSIAVIYGGTRPHGNTETLTKHATQGVEVEEIYLNNHNILPIIDMRHDVEGVQNRNDDYNAIIERVLQHDTLIFATPIYWYSMSGTMKNFIDRWSHSIRDNNFPDFKADMSNKKAYVIAVGGDNPSIKGLPMIEQFKYIFEFMGLEFKGYVIGKGNQPGDIHADKVALFQAEALREELRVK from the coding sequence ATGTCCATAGCTGTAATATACGGGGGAACCCGTCCACATGGAAATACAGAAACCCTTACCAAACATGCTACCCAAGGCGTTGAGGTGGAAGAAATATACCTGAACAACCACAACATCCTTCCAATCATCGATATGCGCCACGATGTCGAGGGGGTTCAAAATAGAAATGATGATTATAACGCCATTATAGAACGTGTACTGCAGCATGATACGTTAATTTTTGCCACGCCTATCTATTGGTACAGTATGTCAGGCACTATGAAGAATTTCATTGATCGCTGGTCCCATTCGATTCGTGACAATAACTTTCCGGATTTCAAAGCCGACATGTCAAACAAAAAAGCGTACGTCATTGCAGTTGGAGGAGATAATCCCTCTATCAAAGGATTGCCAATGATAGAGCAGTTCAAATACATTTTTGAGTTCATGGGATTGGAATTTAAGGGGTACGTGATTGGGAAAGGAAACCAGCCTGGGGACATCCATGCGGATAAGGTTGCATTGTTTCAAGCGGAAGCACTAAGGGAAGAACTACGTGTAAAATAG